The following are encoded in a window of Candidatus Hinthialibacter antarcticus genomic DNA:
- a CDS encoding XRE family transcriptional regulator, with protein MNKNIEIVRGSGNIYADFNLPDADVRQTKILLASEIVKVLKTKNISTRQAEKLTGVDHSVFVKLRKPELKGMTIDRLITILNKLDQKVDFAITVTERRFEQKSKVHA; from the coding sequence ATGAATAAAAATATTGAAATCGTACGCGGTAGCGGTAATATCTATGCGGATTTTAATCTGCCAGATGCTGACGTGCGACAAACAAAAATACTTCTTGCTTCAGAAATTGTTAAGGTACTAAAAACCAAAAATATTTCGACTCGTCAGGCTGAGAAATTAACCGGCGTTGACCATAGCGTATTTGTAAAACTGCGCAAACCAGAACTCAAAGGAATGACCATTGACAGGCTGATAACAATTCTCAATAAACTAGACCAAAAGGTAGACTTTGCTATAACGGTTACAGAAAGACGTTTTGAACAAAAATCAAAAGTACACGCCTGA